Proteins co-encoded in one Astatotilapia calliptera chromosome 18, fAstCal1.2, whole genome shotgun sequence genomic window:
- the tnk2b gene encoding activated CDC42 kinase 1 isoform X9, whose translation MQCEEGTEWLLELLMEVQLQQYFLRIRDDLNVTRLSHFDYVKNEDLEKIGMGRPGQRRLWEAVKRRKAMCKRKSWMSKVFSGKRPDGGDIPQQGQPASSFRKLSPTPPLGVGEGVLATQPSGGTLLDGQQQGLTCLIPEKDLTLFEKLGDGSFGVVKRGEWLTPAGKVLNVAVKCLKTDVLSQPDALEDFICEVNVMHSLDHQNLIRLYGVVLTHPMKMVTELAPLGSLLERLRCVRPQGPVLIHTLCQYAVQVACGMAYLEQRRFIHRDLAARNILLASAHRVKIGDFGLMRALPNNHEHYVMQEHRKVPFAWCAPESLKTRTFSHATDTWMFGVTLWEMFTHGQEPWLGLNGSQILHKIDKEGERLPKPEDCPQDIYNVMLQCWAQKPDDRPTFVALREFLLESMPTDMCALQDFDEPDKLQIQVDDIITIIEGRAENYWWRGQNKRTLKVRQFPRNVVTSVAGLSAHDISRPLKNSFIHTGHGDTNPHRCWGFPDRIDDLYLGNPMDPPDVLGLDLSAAQPTQLAGRAKKEPPPRPPQPAVLIKSKSGFSQQLFTHCSCPLCSLLVPLLKEPSYDPVNEEEDLTSAGLKRLSLRKTGSVKGLKLKPAVWVSASKQGGCRTLGSGQNTNSEVSLIDFGEEYPISTPSPSPVVEIPIPLLAKLALEAENLLDRTPPQSPSKSLPRPLHPTPVVDWDARPLPPPPAYDDVAQDEDDMEVSSINSSEQQNEAEHSDGRNPEETLSSGQKVNDEALVSRGSDRQGLEDNLFLPSKHSQSLSTSFSQSAEIFQELQQECMRRLNVPAASAPRSCSPLQSSVSCPQTPQSLQTHEGQQQSVLSCNEDRPQIPPRVPIPPRPIKKGDYTSGRWSRDLSLSPVPTETTENVSGAGQERPPQIPPRDPLSQPGSRTPSPMGLVVGSPQQRLYSVSPNTMQAAITTCPPTHTYSSYLSTSPGKLMPTTHSFASDPKYAAPKVIQAQVQGKDAASKGPCILPIVRDGRKVSNTHYYLLPERPPYLDRFDRFFREAESLPANDVEEKHVRQANTATVRPMVVSSHTLQGHTQVQGLVQPGGDLKANFSSNNNSNLGWPRSGMKSSVSLPRVSSDGLTAPAVTAFCTRTDGGGNSADRVKMVQEAVHGVTMEECQAALQNHNWNVQQAVHYLKVEQLFCLGLRSRSECLKLLEMCDWNLEVASTHMLDNYGSTTRQR comes from the exons ATGCAATGTGAGGAAGGGACGGAATGGTTGCTGGAACTGCTGATGGAAGTGCAGCTGCAGCAGTACTTCTTACGGATCCGAGATGACCTTAACGTCACACGGCTGTCGCACTTTGACTACGTAAAGAATGAAGACCTGGAGAAAATCGGCATGGGTCGACCCG GGCAGAGAAGGCTGTGGGAGGCCGTGAAAAGGAGGAAAGCCATGTGCAAGCGCAAGTCCTGGATGAGCAAG GTTTTTAGTGGTAAACGTCCAGATGGAGGAGACATACCCCAGCAGGGTCAACCGGCTTCCTCGTTTCGTAAGCTGTCTCCCACACCACCTCTGGGCGTCGGGGAGGGAGTCCTAGCCACGCAGCCCAGTGGTGGCACTCTCCTCGACGGGCAGCAGCAGGGTCTGACCTGCCTCATCCCAGAGAAGGACTTGACGCTGTTTGAGAAGCTGGGCGATGGCTCATTTGGCGTCGTGAAGAGGGGAGAGTGGTTGACACCTGCGGGGAAGGTG ctGAACGTGGCTGTGAAGTGTCTGAAGACAGATGTGCTCAGTCAGCCCGACGCTCTGGAGGATTTCATCTGTGAGGTCAACGTCATGCACTCGCTGGACCATCAAAACCTGATCCGCCTCTACGGTGTGGTGCTCACACACCCAATGAAGATG GTGACTGAACTGGCACCTCTCGGTTCTCTGCTGGAGCGTTTGCGCTGCGTTCGTCCTCAAGGCCCAGTGTTGATCCACACTCTGTGTCAGTATGCTGTGCAGGTGGCTTGTGGCATGGCTTATCTGGAGCAGAGGAGGTTCATCCACAGGGACCTGGCAGCGAG GAACATCCTGCTGGCCTCGGCTCACAGAGTGAAGATTGGTGACTTTGGCCTGATGAGGGCGCTGCCTAACAACCACGAGCACTATGTCATGCAGGAGCATCGCAAGGTCCCCTTTGCGTG GTGTGCCCCAGAGAGTTTAAAGACCAGAACCTTCTCCCATGCAACAGACACTTGGATGTTTGGAGTCACCCTCTGGGAGATGTTCACACACGGTCAGGAGCCTTGGCTGGGTCTTAATGGTAGTCAG ATTCTCCATAAAATTGATAAAGAGGGTGAGCGCCTCCCTAAGCCAGAGGATTGTCCACAGGATATCTATAACGTCATGCTGCAGTGCTGGGCTCAGAAACCTGATGACAGACCAACTTTTGTTGCTCTACGCGAGTTCCTGCTCGAG TCTATGCCTACAGACATGTGTGCTCTCCAGGACTTTGATGAGCCTGACAAACTCCAGATCCAGGTCGATGACATTATCACCATCATAGAGGGGAG GGCAGAGAATTATTGGTGGCGAGGTCAAAATAAACGCACCCTTAAGGTCAGGCAGTTCCCCAGGAATGTGGTGACTTCTGTAGCAGGGTTGTCTGCACACGACATCAGTCGTCCACTCAAGAACAGCTTCATCCACACAGGACATGGAGACACCAATCCCCATCGCTGCTGGGGCTTCCCTGATAGGATCGATGA TTTGTACCTCGGGAATCCCATGGATCCTCCTGACGTTCTGGGCTTGGACCTCAGTGCTGCACAGCCCACACAGCTAGCAGGACGAGCTAAAA AGGAGCCTCCTCCCCGCCCTCCTCAACCAGCAGTGTTAATCAAGAGTAAGTCTGGTTTCTCTCAGCAGCTCTTCACCCATTGCTCCTGCCCCCTCTGTTCCCTCCTAGTTCCACTCCTCAAAG AACCTTCCTATGACCCAGTAAATGAGGAGGAGGATCTGACCTCTGCGGGACTAAAGAGATTATCACTTCGCAAAACGGGTTCTGTGAAAGGCCTCAAACTTAAACCGGCCGTGTGGGTCTCTGCTTCCAAACAGGGAGGTTGCAGGACTTTAGGCTCAGGCCAGAACACTAACAGTGAAGTGTCCCTCATTGACTTTGGGGAAGAGTACCCAATATCCACACCGTCCCCCTCTCCCGTGGTTGAAATTCCGATTCCTCTATTGGCCAAGTTGGCTTTGGAAGCAGAAAATCTCCTGGACAGGACTCCACCTCAAAGCCCATCCAAATCATTGCCCCGCCCCCTTCACCCTACGCCAGTAGTGGACTGGGATGCACGGCCATTACCCCCACCCCCAGCTTATGACGATGTAGCACAAGATGAGGATGATATGGAG GTGAGCTCCATCAACAGCTCGGAGCAGCAGAATGAGGCAGAGCATAGTGATGGCCGCAATCCAGAAGAAACTCTGTCCTCTGGGCAGAAGGTCAATGATGAGGCTCTAGTCTCCAGAGGTTCAGACAGACAAGGTCTGGAAGACAACCTGTTTCTCCCCAGCAAGCACAGCCAGAGCCTGTCCACCTCTTTTTCACAGTCTGCAGAGATCTTTCAAGAACTTCAACAAGAGTGCATGAGGAGGCTCAATGTACCGGCAGCAAGTGCTCCTCGTTCGTGCTCGCCATTGCAGAGCTCAGTCTCGTGTCCCCAGACTCCTCAAAGTCTCCAAACCCATGAGGGACAACAGCAGAGTGTCCTTTCCTGTAACGAGGACCGACCCCAGATCCCCCCACGAGTTCCCATCCCCCCTCGCCCCATAAAGAAGGGTGACTACACCTCTGGCCGCTGGTCAAGGGACCTCTCCCTTTCTCCAGTGCCGACTGAAACCACGGAAAACGTTTCAGGTGCAGGACAGGAACGACCACCTCAAATCCCTCCCAGAGACCCTTTGTCTCAGCCTGGATCAAGAACTCCAAGCCCAATGGGTCTGGTAGTGGGTTCCCCCCAGCAGAGGCTTTACTCTGTCAGCCCCAACACAATGCAGGCTGCCATTACAACctgcccacccacacacacctaCAGCTCCTACCTCTCTACCTCTCCGGGTAAACTCATGCCTACTACACACAGCTTTGCTTCGGACCCCAAATATGCTGCACCCAAAGTGATCCAGGCCCAGGTGCAGGGGAAGGACGCTGCTAGCAAGGGCCCCTGTATCCTGCCTATCGTCCGTGACGGGCGTAAAGTCAGTAACACCCACTATTACCTTCTGCCAGAGAGGCCACCGTATCTCGATCGATTCGATCGCTTCTTCAGGGAGGCTGAAAGCCTTCCTGCCAACGATGTGGAAGAAAAGCATGTACGGCAAGCCAACACAGCCACGGTCAGACCAATGGTGGTCAGCAGTCACACACTGCAGGGGCACACCCAGGTGCAGGGGCTGGTCCAGCCGGGTGGGGACCTGAAAGCCAATTTCTCCTCCAATAATAACAGCAATCTGGGTTGGCCACGGTCAGGGATGAAGAGTTCAGTTAGTCTTCCTCGCGTCTCTTCAGACGGGCTGACAGCACCAGCAGTCACTGCTTTCTGTACCAGGACAGACGGAGGAGGGAACTCAGCTGATAGGGTCAAGATG GTGCAGGAGGCGGTTCACGGTGTGACGATGGAGGAGTGCCAGGCCGCCCTCCAGAACCACAACTGGAATGTCCAGCAAGCTGTGCATTATCTAAAG GTAGAACAGTTGTTCTGTTTGGGCCTGAGGAGCAGATCAGAGTGTCTAAAGCTGCTGGAGATGTGTGACTGGAACCTGGAGGTGGCCAGCACTCACATGCTGGATAACTATGGATCTACAACAAGGCAAAGGTAG
- the tnk2b gene encoding activated CDC42 kinase 1 isoform X8, whose translation MQCEEGTEWLLELLMEVQLQQYFLRIRDDLNVTRLSHFDYVKNEDLEKIGMGRPGQRRLWEAVKRRKAMCKRKSWMSKVFSGKRPDGGDIPQQGQPASSFRKLSPTPPLGVGEGVLATQPSGGTLLDGQQQGLTCLIPEKDLTLFEKLGDGSFGVVKRGEWLTPAGKVLNVAVKCLKTDVLSQPDALEDFICEVNVMHSLDHQNLIRLYGVVLTHPMKMVTELAPLGSLLERLRCVRPQGPVLIHTLCQYAVQVACGMAYLEQRRFIHRDLAARNILLASAHRVKIGDFGLMRALPNNHEHYVMQEHRKVPFAWCAPESLKTRTFSHATDTWMFGVTLWEMFTHGQEPWLGLNGSQILHKIDKEGERLPKPEDCPQDIYNVMLQCWAQKPDDRPTFVALREFLLESMPTDMCALQDFDEPDKLQIQVDDIITIIEGRAENYWWRGQNKRTLKVRQFPRNVVTSVAGLSAHDISRPLKNSFIHTGHGDTNPHRCWGFPDRIDDLYLGNPMDPPDVLGLDLSAAQPTQLAGRAKKEPPPRPPQPAVLIKKPSYDPVNEEEDLTSAGLKRLSLRKTGSVKGLKLKPAVWVSASKQGGCRTLGSGQNTNSEVSLIDFGEEYPISTPSPSPVVEIPIPLLAKLALEAENLLDRTPPQSPSKSLPRPLHPTPVVDWDARPLPPPPAYDDVAQDEDDMEVSSINSSEQQNEAEHSDGRNPEETLSSGQKVNDEALVSRGSDRQGLEDNLFLPSKHSQSLSTSFSQSAEIFQELQQECMRRLNVPAASAPRSCSPLQSSVSCPQTPQSLQTHEGQQQSVLSCNEDRPQIPPRVPIPPRPIKKGDYTSGRWSRDLSLSPVPTETTENVSGAGQERPPQIPPRDPLSQPGSRTPSPMGLVVGSPQQRLYSVSPNTMQAAITTCPPTHTYSSYLSTSPGKLMPTTHSFASDPKYAAPKVIQAQVQGKDAASKGPCILPIVRDGRKVSNTHYYLLPERPPYLDRFDRFFREAESLPANDVEEKHVRQANTATVRPMVVSSHTLQGHTQVQGLVQPGGDLKANFSSNNNSNLGWPRSGMKSSVSLPRVSSDGLTAPAVTAFCTRTDGGGNSADRVKMVQEAVHGVTMEECQAALQNHNWNVQQAVHYLKVEQLFCLGLRSRSECLKLLEMCDWNLEVASTHMLDNYGSTTRQRR comes from the exons ATGCAATGTGAGGAAGGGACGGAATGGTTGCTGGAACTGCTGATGGAAGTGCAGCTGCAGCAGTACTTCTTACGGATCCGAGATGACCTTAACGTCACACGGCTGTCGCACTTTGACTACGTAAAGAATGAAGACCTGGAGAAAATCGGCATGGGTCGACCCG GGCAGAGAAGGCTGTGGGAGGCCGTGAAAAGGAGGAAAGCCATGTGCAAGCGCAAGTCCTGGATGAGCAAG GTTTTTAGTGGTAAACGTCCAGATGGAGGAGACATACCCCAGCAGGGTCAACCGGCTTCCTCGTTTCGTAAGCTGTCTCCCACACCACCTCTGGGCGTCGGGGAGGGAGTCCTAGCCACGCAGCCCAGTGGTGGCACTCTCCTCGACGGGCAGCAGCAGGGTCTGACCTGCCTCATCCCAGAGAAGGACTTGACGCTGTTTGAGAAGCTGGGCGATGGCTCATTTGGCGTCGTGAAGAGGGGAGAGTGGTTGACACCTGCGGGGAAGGTG ctGAACGTGGCTGTGAAGTGTCTGAAGACAGATGTGCTCAGTCAGCCCGACGCTCTGGAGGATTTCATCTGTGAGGTCAACGTCATGCACTCGCTGGACCATCAAAACCTGATCCGCCTCTACGGTGTGGTGCTCACACACCCAATGAAGATG GTGACTGAACTGGCACCTCTCGGTTCTCTGCTGGAGCGTTTGCGCTGCGTTCGTCCTCAAGGCCCAGTGTTGATCCACACTCTGTGTCAGTATGCTGTGCAGGTGGCTTGTGGCATGGCTTATCTGGAGCAGAGGAGGTTCATCCACAGGGACCTGGCAGCGAG GAACATCCTGCTGGCCTCGGCTCACAGAGTGAAGATTGGTGACTTTGGCCTGATGAGGGCGCTGCCTAACAACCACGAGCACTATGTCATGCAGGAGCATCGCAAGGTCCCCTTTGCGTG GTGTGCCCCAGAGAGTTTAAAGACCAGAACCTTCTCCCATGCAACAGACACTTGGATGTTTGGAGTCACCCTCTGGGAGATGTTCACACACGGTCAGGAGCCTTGGCTGGGTCTTAATGGTAGTCAG ATTCTCCATAAAATTGATAAAGAGGGTGAGCGCCTCCCTAAGCCAGAGGATTGTCCACAGGATATCTATAACGTCATGCTGCAGTGCTGGGCTCAGAAACCTGATGACAGACCAACTTTTGTTGCTCTACGCGAGTTCCTGCTCGAG TCTATGCCTACAGACATGTGTGCTCTCCAGGACTTTGATGAGCCTGACAAACTCCAGATCCAGGTCGATGACATTATCACCATCATAGAGGGGAG GGCAGAGAATTATTGGTGGCGAGGTCAAAATAAACGCACCCTTAAGGTCAGGCAGTTCCCCAGGAATGTGGTGACTTCTGTAGCAGGGTTGTCTGCACACGACATCAGTCGTCCACTCAAGAACAGCTTCATCCACACAGGACATGGAGACACCAATCCCCATCGCTGCTGGGGCTTCCCTGATAGGATCGATGA TTTGTACCTCGGGAATCCCATGGATCCTCCTGACGTTCTGGGCTTGGACCTCAGTGCTGCACAGCCCACACAGCTAGCAGGACGAGCTAAAA AGGAGCCTCCTCCCCGCCCTCCTCAACCAGCAGTGTTAATCAAGA AACCTTCCTATGACCCAGTAAATGAGGAGGAGGATCTGACCTCTGCGGGACTAAAGAGATTATCACTTCGCAAAACGGGTTCTGTGAAAGGCCTCAAACTTAAACCGGCCGTGTGGGTCTCTGCTTCCAAACAGGGAGGTTGCAGGACTTTAGGCTCAGGCCAGAACACTAACAGTGAAGTGTCCCTCATTGACTTTGGGGAAGAGTACCCAATATCCACACCGTCCCCCTCTCCCGTGGTTGAAATTCCGATTCCTCTATTGGCCAAGTTGGCTTTGGAAGCAGAAAATCTCCTGGACAGGACTCCACCTCAAAGCCCATCCAAATCATTGCCCCGCCCCCTTCACCCTACGCCAGTAGTGGACTGGGATGCACGGCCATTACCCCCACCCCCAGCTTATGACGATGTAGCACAAGATGAGGATGATATGGAG GTGAGCTCCATCAACAGCTCGGAGCAGCAGAATGAGGCAGAGCATAGTGATGGCCGCAATCCAGAAGAAACTCTGTCCTCTGGGCAGAAGGTCAATGATGAGGCTCTAGTCTCCAGAGGTTCAGACAGACAAGGTCTGGAAGACAACCTGTTTCTCCCCAGCAAGCACAGCCAGAGCCTGTCCACCTCTTTTTCACAGTCTGCAGAGATCTTTCAAGAACTTCAACAAGAGTGCATGAGGAGGCTCAATGTACCGGCAGCAAGTGCTCCTCGTTCGTGCTCGCCATTGCAGAGCTCAGTCTCGTGTCCCCAGACTCCTCAAAGTCTCCAAACCCATGAGGGACAACAGCAGAGTGTCCTTTCCTGTAACGAGGACCGACCCCAGATCCCCCCACGAGTTCCCATCCCCCCTCGCCCCATAAAGAAGGGTGACTACACCTCTGGCCGCTGGTCAAGGGACCTCTCCCTTTCTCCAGTGCCGACTGAAACCACGGAAAACGTTTCAGGTGCAGGACAGGAACGACCACCTCAAATCCCTCCCAGAGACCCTTTGTCTCAGCCTGGATCAAGAACTCCAAGCCCAATGGGTCTGGTAGTGGGTTCCCCCCAGCAGAGGCTTTACTCTGTCAGCCCCAACACAATGCAGGCTGCCATTACAACctgcccacccacacacacctaCAGCTCCTACCTCTCTACCTCTCCGGGTAAACTCATGCCTACTACACACAGCTTTGCTTCGGACCCCAAATATGCTGCACCCAAAGTGATCCAGGCCCAGGTGCAGGGGAAGGACGCTGCTAGCAAGGGCCCCTGTATCCTGCCTATCGTCCGTGACGGGCGTAAAGTCAGTAACACCCACTATTACCTTCTGCCAGAGAGGCCACCGTATCTCGATCGATTCGATCGCTTCTTCAGGGAGGCTGAAAGCCTTCCTGCCAACGATGTGGAAGAAAAGCATGTACGGCAAGCCAACACAGCCACGGTCAGACCAATGGTGGTCAGCAGTCACACACTGCAGGGGCACACCCAGGTGCAGGGGCTGGTCCAGCCGGGTGGGGACCTGAAAGCCAATTTCTCCTCCAATAATAACAGCAATCTGGGTTGGCCACGGTCAGGGATGAAGAGTTCAGTTAGTCTTCCTCGCGTCTCTTCAGACGGGCTGACAGCACCAGCAGTCACTGCTTTCTGTACCAGGACAGACGGAGGAGGGAACTCAGCTGATAGGGTCAAGATG GTGCAGGAGGCGGTTCACGGTGTGACGATGGAGGAGTGCCAGGCCGCCCTCCAGAACCACAACTGGAATGTCCAGCAAGCTGTGCATTATCTAAAG GTAGAACAGTTGTTCTGTTTGGGCCTGAGGAGCAGATCAGAGTGTCTAAAGCTGCTGGAGATGTGTGACTGGAACCTGGAGGTGGCCAGCACTCACATGCTGGATAACTATGGATCTACAACAAGGCAAAG ACGGTGA